The Polyangium mundeleinium genome contains the following window.
GCAAGCCGTCTTCACGGCGTCGCCCTACCGGCCGCCGCAACGGAGCACGAAGCCGCGGGTCGAGGGCGTGCAGAGCGCGCGCGTCGTCGGGCCGAAGGGGCAGGAGATCCACACCGACGAGTTTGGTCGGGTCCGCGTGCAGTTCCCCTGGGATCGGGAGGGTCGCTACGACGACAACAGCTCCTGCTGGATCCGGGTGAGCCAGGGCTGGGCAGGCACCGGGTACGGCATGATCGTGCTGCCGCGTATCGGGCAGGAGGTGATGGTCGGGTTCCTGGAGGGCGATCCGGACCAGCCGATCATCGTGGGCCGCGTGTACAACGCGAAGCAAGCGGTGCCGTACAAGCTGCCGGATCACAAGACGCGCAGCACGTGGAAGAGCGACACGTCGACCGGCTCGGAAGGCTTCAACGAGATCATGTTCGAGGATTCGAAGGGCGCCGAGCTCGTCTACGAGCAGGCGCAGAAGAATCGTCGGAGGCTCGTCAAGAACGACGAGACGATCACGATCGGCCAGGATCGGCAGAAGCTCGTGAAGAACGACGAGCAGGACAAGACGATCGGCTTCCTCAAGGTCTTCGTCGGTCGCGATCAGGACATCGTCATCAAGCAGAACAAGCGCGAGCGCGTCGAGGGCGACTCGCACCTGCGCATCTACGGCAAGCGCAACCAGCGCATCGAGGGCAAACAATCCCTGACGGTGAAGGGCGACCGGCACGAGCTCGTCGGCAAGAGCTACGCGATCGGCGTGAGCGACGAGATCCACGTGCAAGCCGGCACGGGCGTCGTGATCGAGGCAGGCCAGGACCTGACGATCAAGGGCCCGGGCGGGTTTGTCCGCATCGATCAAAGCGGCGTGACGATCCGCGGGAAGGTCGTGCGGATCAACAGCGGCGGCTCGCCGGGGAGCGGGAAGGGGAGCAGCCCGGACGAGCCGGATGCGGCGGTCGAGGCCGAGGTGGACGACGTCAGCGTGACGCTGATCGGTCAATAGGAGGAGATGGACCATGCCTCCGGCGGCGAGAATCAGCGACAAACATGCTTGCCCCATCCCGGGGCACGCCGTGAACGCCATCGTGACCGGCGAGGAGACGGTGATCGTCGGGTACATGCCGCAGTCGCGCGTGGGCGACCTCGAAGCGTGCGGCGCGGCCATCGCGGCAGGCGAGCCGACGGTGATCATCGGCAACCAGGACGCGGCGCGGAAGGGAGATCCGACGACCCACGGGGGCAAGA
Protein-coding sequences here:
- a CDS encoding PAAR domain-containing protein, producing the protein MPPAARISDKHACPIPGHAVNAIVTGEETVIVGYMPQSRVGDLEACGAAIAAGEPTVIIGNQDAARKGDPTTHGGKIISGCPSVIIGSSAQAETLLTDRPFCEECEEKARAKEERRQRERETP